The genomic interval tgaatgaaataattttagggTACAAATGCCACCATCTTCAGTGGACTACCAGACACTGCATATCGCTCCCCTTCAGTTTACAAATTAAAACCCTCTTGGATCCTGGCAAAAGAGTAAGACCCCAGCCAGGTTGCAGGGGGTGTGCAGCATCAGAGCCACTGCTTCGTCTCTTTGACTCCCAAATTACGTGGGTGCAGGCTGGTCATGTGGATTCTGATCTGCAAGATTGGAAAGGGCTGGGTCTCCTATAATCACCAACCGAGGGCTCTTAAAAATTACTCAACGGAAACGGACCACATCAGAGAGGCAGAGGCCGACCTTGCTGCTGTGAGCAACCTCATCTCAGGAACAAACTGAAAGAGCATCTCTACTGGTGAGTCATTGGTCTTCTTCATAGTTAAAAGAGGAGCTAACTCCAGGTTGTTGGGATTCTCAGAGTCCTGCCTGCAGCACGGTATGGTGTCAAATGCCCAGGCTTTCAAGCTCAACTGTCCTTGGCTCAAACTCCATCTCTGCTATTTGCTCCCATGAGGGTCCGAGGAGAGGATTATGACAACCTCGTTCTGTAAGATGATGCTGATAGTAATGGCATAATTAGACCCTCCCCAGGAGATAAGGAGAGTCTAGTCACTGTGTGTGTTCATTGActaatctctttttctgtttttcttttccattttataagaCAGGCTGTTATCTTAGATTATGgtttactttcttttctccatatatGTCAATATACAACTGTAGCAacttcagaaaatacagaaaaatataaaggaggAATGGAAATAAGTCACCCCTAATTCTACCAGCCAGGGGTGAACTGCTGATAAAATCTGatcatttttctatgttttaaaaaatatagtcaaAATCATATAgcttgggattccctggtggcacagtggttgcgagtccgcctgctgatgcaggggacacgggttcgtgccccggtccagggagatcccacatgctgcagagtggctgggcccgtgagccatggccgctgagactgcgcgtccggagcctgtgctccgcaacgggagaggccacaacagtgagaggcccgcgtaccgcaaaaaaaaaaaaaaaaaatcatatagctTATCACAGATTTGTAAACAAAGTCTATAGAATATGGGGCAGAGGGATTTAAAGAGTTCATGAACGCCCAGAGTTGCAGGCATGCTTGTGCATTATTACTGAGGGAGAAGAGCTACAGCTGTAATAAGACTCTCAAAGGGGTTTATGATCAAAGAAGGCCGAGAATCATGATCAATTTTACATTCACTTTGTCATCTATTCGTTGTAATGGTAACAGCCAATATTACATTGCATAttggggggggcgggcagggataaattgggagattgggattggcatatacacactactatatgtaaaacagataactaataaaaacctgctgtatagcacagggaactctactcgatactgCAATGAgctgtatgggaaaagaagctaaaaaaaagagtatatatatatatatatatatatatatgtcacttatatatatatatcagttatatatatataactgattcactttgctgtacacctgaaactaacacaacgttgtcaatcaaccatactccaataaaaaattttttaaatgtattgcatTTTCCAAAATCATTAAAGGCACTTCCTAAACATTTCAGTCATATTCTGTTTTATGCCTAAATTATACTTTGCTTATTTATTATCAGACACTATTTCCAAAGTTGtatatattactttctttttaattttcacaaatcaACATAGGACTTTggttagagaaaataaagaaacaaatggttTTAATATTTCTAGAAGGGAAAGTAATTTTTAACACTCTATCTGCACAGAACTGTGCAGTCCCAACCTGTTAAACACTGTTTAGTTTACCAATTATTACAAATGAATTTGCATGGGTCATCTGAAGAAACTGCAATGCCAGCCTAAGGATGCAGCAACAGCCTTAGTAGGagaattattaattcattcattcattcatttagttatttatttttggctctcttcgttgctgcatgggctttctgtagttgtggcgagcgggtgcttctctttgttgtggtgtgtgggcttctcattgcttgcggtggcttctcttgttgcggagcacggtctctagggcacgcgggcttcagaagttgtggcatgtgtgctcagtagttgtggctcgcaggctttagagcacaggctcagtagttgtggcacacaggcttagtcgctctgcggcatgtgggatcttcccagacgagggatcaaacccgtgccccctgtattggcaggaggattcttaaccactgcgccaccagggaagtcccaggagaattttttttaaaggccaagAGTAAGTCAAACAATAATGGAGATCTGACATTACTTTTAATGTCACATTCTAAATGatgaagaatatatttttgtCCCCATGTGAAGCAGTAACACCCACAGAGCATCGTCTGACCCACTTAACCTAGCAGCCCAGAGCTGGTGGGGCACAATGCCCATGGGTTGGCCTTTCACTCTTAGAGATCCAACATTTTGTGGTCCAGGAGGAGGGACTTTTCACTGAGTAGTCTTAGCCCAAAGACAAGGTTCTTCCTTGGAGAGAAAGGGTGCTTTGAGCCCATGAAATACCAAGGTGGCAGCAGGGCTAAAATCCCTTCCTGTCAGGACCCAGcatcaggaaaagaaaagtctCCGAGGAGACCAGAAAGGAAAGATCATCTCTCCTTTTACACCCCCTTGTCTGGCCGGTTGATATTCTGACTTTGCTAAACCAAATGCCTGCTCTTCTTAAACATTTCCTTGAGGTGCCAGTGGGATACGGCACCACTCACTGGAAGAGTCCCTGCGTATTGAGTACCTCCAAGACAGTGGCAGGGACTGACCTGGCCCTCCAAGGCCGATGCTGCCGCAGTTGCCCCTACTCCCACACCACAGATTATATCACCCGTGTCTGGTCCATGGTCCCCAGCAGAGTCACAGGGCCCAGAGAAGGGTCAGAGGGAAGCGATAACCTTGAAGGGCTGGGACCCCCGGGCAAGAAAGATAGCTATTTGGTCTTTGCTATAAGTAGTCCCACTGCAAGGCTGGCCACGAGCCCTGCTGTGGTAGCCCACCCTCCTGACGTCCCATTTCAATCAGCTCTTCCGTGTGTTAAAGGAGACCCCTCAGCCCTACACTGCTGGTCATAAAAGCTAAAGCAATGTTCCCTTCTGGGGGAATCTACCTTGTAAGAGATTCCTGAAGATCAAAGAGGCCCTGAGGGTGGAATGTCATACACTGTGACAGATGAAGGGGAAAGCTGGGGTTGGGCGTGAGGAAAACTGCCCAGTTCCCTGGTCAGAAAGCCGCTCGGCCAAAGCACTGGGCAGCCTGGGCTCTTCCCTGCCCTGGCTCCCCATCACGGTAAGACGAGGCAGGATGGATGGCCCATCTAGGCAGAAAGGACCAAACACCTCTTGGTCTCCAGGAGTCTCCTTGATGGTGGACCCCCAGGAAGGGGGATATTGCCTTAGCTTTCACAATTCGTAGTCCAGGTGTCAACTTAACAGAAGATGGGGCACAGGCTAGGTGGGCACCTTCTGCGAGGCATGGGCAGATGAATACAGCCCTCCCCACTGAAGAGCAGCGCCGCTCTTCCAAAAGGACACAGTCCCCAGTTCACCACGTGGTGACCTTTGCTTCCAAGGCCATTGAGCACAGGATTTTATGGAATGTGGGTGGGGTCAGTTATGTGTTGTCTCCCAGACAGGTGAGATCCTGAGAACTTTAGGGCCAGTGAAGGAttcctcgtcctgtctgagcagtTTCCCCTCAGAACTGGTTGTCCCCAATATACTGGGCTGTTACTGAGCAGAACAGTGGGTGGGTTTAGGAGGTGACTATCTGCCCCCTAACTGTGGGCAATGGGAAGACAGAAGGGATCACTCTCAGCCCCAAATATATATAATTCCTGTGGTTTGACTCCCAGGGGTCCATCAGAACAGACACCATGGCCGAGTACGACTACGAAGACCTCGGGTTCTTCAACGCTTCCAATGACAGCAGCCAGGGGCACGAACACTTCCTGCAGTTCAGCAAGTTGTTCCTGCCCTGCATGTATGTGGTGGTGTTCATCTGTGGCCTGGTGGGGAACTCCCTGGTGCTGGTCATATACATCTTCTACCAGAAGCTGAAGAGCCTCACGGACGTGTTCCTAATGAACCTGCCCTTGGCTGACCTGGTGTTCATCTGTACTCTGCCCTTCTGGGCCTATGCAGGCTTCCACGAGTGGGTCTTTGGCAAAGTCATGTGCAAAACCCTGCTGGGCATCTACACTTTGAACTTCTACACGTCCATGCTCATCCTCACCTGCATCACCATGGACCGCTTCATTGCAGTGGTTCAGGCCACCAAGGCCTATAACCAGCAGGCCAAGCGGATGGCCTGGGGTAAGGCCGTCTGCTTGTCCATCTGGGTAGTTTCCCTGCTGGTTTCCTTGCCGCAGATCATCTATGGCAACGTCCTTTACCTTGACAAGCCTGTCTGCGGCTATCACAACGAGGAGATTTCCACCATGGTTCTGGCCACCCAGATGACACTGGGGTTCTTCCTGCCATTGCTTGCCATGATTGTCTGCTACTCAGTCATAATCAAGACACTGCTTCAGGCCCGAGGCTTCCAGAAGCACAAGTCTCTGAAGATCATCTTCCTGGTGGTGGCGGTGTTCCTGCTGACCCAGACGCCCTTCAACCTCGTGAAGCTCATCCGCAGCGTGAGCTGGGAGTACCACGCGATGACTAGCTTTCACTATGCCATCACAGTGACAGAGGCCATCGCCTACCTGCGTGCCTGCCTTAATCCTGTGCTCTATGCCTTTGTTGGCCTGAAGTTTCGGAAGAACTTCTGGAAACTTGTGAAAGACGCTGGCTGCCTCCCTTACCTGGATGTCTCAAGCCAACGGAAGTGTTCAGAGGACACTTCCAGGACTGCTTCAGCCTCTCGCAACATGGAGGCGACCAGCATGTTCCAGCTGTAGGCCTTGCTGGGCTTGGAGAGGCTGCTCAGAAGTCACAGGACCATGGCTGTGTCCTCTAAGGCTTTGTGTATAGCATGGGCATTCTCAAGGAGAAGTTATCAAACAGTGCAGCTGGGGTGGGATGTTTCTTCTCAGGCATGCGCAGACTGTGCCCTCTTCTTTTACACCCAGGCCTAAAGCTCAAAGGGGAGGCTGAAAGCTGCCAGAGCTTTCCTTCCTCTACCCCGAGAATACTGACACCAGGGAATAACGTGTGATTCTCCAGACCCCAGGTTCTCCTTCAGTGGGAATGGGAATGGGACTAAGGGTTGAACAGGGGGACCGGGCCAACAAAGGTCTTGATGGCAGGTGACACTCCGGGCTCCCAAGTTCAGAAGATTCTTCTGCCGATTGGGAAGCAGGGGAGATTAAAGCAGCCATGAAAACCAGTGCTGACACTGTGACTCAGACCTCCATCACCAGGCACCCAACAGAAATGAGCTCAGGTTCTGCCACGCCTTGTGGGTTTGGTTTTATATAGATAGGTGCTTTACGTTCTCTTTGATTAATCCTGGAAGGGCTAGCACCAGGGAATATGAACGGGCCAAAGCAAATGAGGGTCGGCTGAGGATTCCAGCGGGCCACAGAATGCCAGAAGAATGTGCAAAGCTGAGTCTAAGACTACCGTGAGTCTAAGCAGCGCCTCTGAAATGGATCTGCGGTGGGTCTGCTCATTTAAAACCTGCATTTATCCCgtgcctcacacacacacacatcatatagGAATGTAcgtgtaatacacacacacacatctcaaaCAGCATGATTTTCATGactgagaaataaaactttttgaaAGTCTCCAAACTACTTTTATCCTTAGGCACATTCCACCTTACTGTGGTATTCCTGAATATACCAAAAGTGATCACTTGTGGGCTCAGAGCACAGGAAATAAGTTAAAACTGTCAACTTCCAGGGCACTGCTCTATCAATACACCAATGATAACAACTGTGGCTTCAACCTCCTGCCCAGAACGAGAGGTGCGTTTGTTACCTCTGAGATGTGGTCACGGAATTAGGCAGAGTTTTAGCATGTTTATTAGATCCCAGCAACCTGCTCAACAGGCTTAAGAGTGGCCTTTTTGGCTCACATGTCACAAAATCACTCACTGAAATATGGAGAACCTGTTGACAACAGCTAAGAGCGCTCAGGGAGGTGGGCCAGAAAGGGCCGAACAGTGAGGTTTCGCAGCTTGGACAGACCCGAGTCACGAGTGGGTAAGACCAGCTGGTAATCTCTTAATCATTTCCGCTTTGGTGAAACGTAGACCATAACAGTACCATCTCTCAGGGCAGGCGTGTGAGGACTGGAGAGGGTGCACACAAACACTTAGCACGGTTTGCATTTGTGGGAGGAAGGCCCCCCAAATGGCGGTAGTTGTTATTCTCTCAAGAACCAGCCACACAAAACGTGAGCCGCCTGCCTTTCTCTGTGCACTGGCAGGGCGGGGCAGGGTCGGCTTCGTGCCTTCCAGAGGCGCACGGCACAGTCCAGCTGCGCACAGGCCGGCCTTGCAGGGCCCACAGGGCCACCGACCGTTTCATACACGTGCCTAAAGGCACCCACGGGGAGAGCGGCTTTACTGTGCTCAGGCCGCATGGACTACCCAGCGGTCCTCGAACACCAAAACCTGCCCTTTTCGTGGTGACAAGGCTGACTTTCAACTTGTTTGCGTTGGCTTCAGAGGGGGAGTTTTGGTCACCCTCCTCTGTGCTGTCACCTTAATGTCAAGCACTTCTGGTAGAGGGACCACGAGCCCCTGGCCTCCCCAACAATGTCCCAAAACAAGAGGCAGAGGCCCTAACTGGGAAGGAGGGAGTGAAGAGTCGGGGAGCCAGGGGCCCTGCGGCCTCTCCATGTGTCCCCACGGAGGAAAGCAGTGTGGTGGGATGGGAAAAGCAGGGCTCTGGGGTGACTCAGTCACTGCCCCGGAGAGAGCTCCACATCTGTCCATCCTGGGACAAACGCCGCAGCCTCCTCAAGCCCATTTCACCATCCACACCCCAAGCTGACAACGGCCCTCCTTCCAGGAGCGCTGTGAGGCACGGACAGTGCACTCCAAGCCACGCTGGGGGCTGCTGGTCACGGCAACAGAGGGGCGGCTGTTGGGACCACTGTTGTTGAACGGTGCCTGCCTGGCTGAGTCAA from Delphinus delphis chromosome 10, mDelDel1.2, whole genome shotgun sequence carries:
- the CXCR6 gene encoding C-X-C chemokine receptor type 6; its protein translation is MAEYDYEDLGFFNASNDSSQGHEHFLQFSKLFLPCMYVVVFICGLVGNSLVLVIYIFYQKLKSLTDVFLMNLPLADLVFICTLPFWAYAGFHEWVFGKVMCKTLLGIYTLNFYTSMLILTCITMDRFIAVVQATKAYNQQAKRMAWGKAVCLSIWVVSLLVSLPQIIYGNVLYLDKPVCGYHNEEISTMVLATQMTLGFFLPLLAMIVCYSVIIKTLLQARGFQKHKSLKIIFLVVAVFLLTQTPFNLVKLIRSVSWEYHAMTSFHYAITVTEAIAYLRACLNPVLYAFVGLKFRKNFWKLVKDAGCLPYLDVSSQRKCSEDTSRTASASRNMEATSMFQL